The Deinococcus aquaedulcis genome includes a region encoding these proteins:
- the allE gene encoding (S)-ureidoglycine aminohydrolase, with translation MKHLGVTRSALHPSHAVLTPDTFVRTALAEWPGCAVTLHIAPVMGLGARFMQYTAELPAGAQARESEHGFQRFVFVLEGNLDVQVEGETRTLGPSDHVFLPAGAAHTLRAQTPSRVAVFEKPYEPAPGTPPPPVCWGNEQDNPGAPFEGDERLIARKLLPDDPRFDFMMSTMSFAPGATLPYTEMHYMEHGLLMLSGEGLYKLQDHYHPVQAGDVIWMGAHCPQWYGALGRDWTKYLLYKDMNRHPLTLEARP, from the coding sequence ATGAAGCACCTTGGCGTGACCCGCTCGGCCCTGCACCCTTCACACGCGGTCCTGACCCCCGACACCTTCGTGCGCACCGCCCTGGCCGAGTGGCCGGGCTGCGCGGTCACCCTGCACATTGCCCCGGTGATGGGCCTGGGGGCGCGTTTCATGCAGTACACCGCCGAGCTGCCGGCGGGCGCCCAGGCCCGGGAGAGCGAGCACGGCTTTCAGCGCTTCGTGTTTGTCTTAGAGGGGAACCTGGACGTGCAGGTGGAGGGCGAGACGCGCACCCTGGGCCCGTCGGACCATGTGTTCTTGCCGGCGGGCGCGGCACACACGCTGCGCGCCCAGACGCCCAGCCGCGTGGCCGTGTTTGAAAAGCCCTACGAGCCAGCCCCCGGTACCCCGCCGCCGCCGGTGTGCTGGGGCAATGAGCAGGACAACCCGGGCGCGCCCTTTGAGGGCGACGAGCGCCTGATTGCGCGCAAGCTGCTGCCCGATGACCCCCGCTTCGATTTCATGATGAGCACCATGTCCTTTGCGCCGGGGGCCACGCTGCCCTACACCGAGATGCACTACATGGAACACGGCCTGCTGATGCTGTCCGGCGAGGGGCTGTACAAGCTGCAGGACCACTACCACCCGGTGCAGGCCGGCGACGTGATCTGGATGGGCGCGCACTGCCCGCAGTGGTACGGCGCGCTGGGGCGCGACTGGACCAAATATCTGCTTTACAAGGACATGAACCGCCATCCCCTGACCCTGGAGGCCCGCCCGTGA
- a CDS encoding allantoinase, with translation MSLDLLIRGGTLVTPSGPMPADLGVRDGQIVSLALEVYAPARQEVDARGLHVFPGVVDAHVHLNEPGRTHWEGFDTGTRALAAGGATSFLDMPLNSSPPVLNRAAFQAKRAAGEAHSRLDFGLWGGLTPLNLSELDDLAACGVVGFKAFMSHSGLDEFPAADDATLYEGMRAAKRLGRVVATHAESDPLTRALAQAAQAAGHHGARDYLASRPPITEAEAVSRALLFAEETGAALHLVHLSTARAALLAAEARARGVDVTAETCPHYLHFTDEDVERAGPLLKCAPPLRPASEREALWAALKAGQIDTVGSDHSPAPPDLKTGDDFFALWGGISGAQSTLNVLLEDGHWRRDVPLALLAAVSALHPARRFGLARKGALRVGHDADFALVRLDEPFTLTDLHDRHRGNPYRGERFRGRVQATYLRGQPVYRLTDQGAWFGDGRGQLLTPAPLDPAPSLTPAGGP, from the coding sequence ATGAGCCTGGACCTGCTGATTCGGGGCGGCACCCTGGTCACGCCCAGCGGCCCCATGCCGGCCGACCTGGGGGTGCGGGACGGCCAGATCGTGAGTCTGGCGCTGGAGGTTTACGCCCCGGCACGCCAGGAGGTGGATGCCCGGGGCCTGCACGTCTTTCCCGGGGTGGTGGACGCCCACGTGCACCTGAACGAACCCGGACGCACCCACTGGGAAGGCTTTGACACCGGCACCCGGGCGCTGGCGGCGGGCGGGGCCACCAGCTTTCTGGACATGCCGCTCAATTCCAGCCCGCCGGTGCTGAACCGCGCGGCCTTCCAGGCCAAGCGGGCGGCGGGCGAGGCGCACTCGCGGCTGGATTTTGGCCTGTGGGGGGGCCTGACCCCGCTGAACCTGAGCGAACTGGATGATCTGGCTGCGTGCGGCGTGGTGGGCTTCAAGGCGTTCATGAGCCACAGCGGCCTGGACGAGTTCCCGGCCGCGGACGACGCCACGCTGTACGAGGGCATGCGCGCGGCCAAGCGCCTGGGCCGGGTGGTCGCCACCCACGCCGAGAGTGATCCCCTCACCCGCGCACTGGCCCAGGCCGCGCAGGCGGCGGGCCACCACGGCGCGCGCGATTACCTCGCCTCGCGCCCGCCGATCACCGAGGCCGAGGCGGTGTCGCGCGCGCTGCTGTTTGCCGAGGAAACGGGCGCGGCGCTGCATCTGGTGCACCTCAGCACGGCGCGCGCCGCGCTGCTGGCCGCCGAGGCGCGTGCCCGGGGCGTGGACGTGACGGCCGAAACCTGCCCGCACTACCTGCACTTCACGGACGAAGACGTGGAGCGCGCCGGACCGCTGCTCAAGTGCGCGCCGCCGCTGCGCCCGGCCAGCGAGCGAGAAGCCCTGTGGGCCGCCCTGAAGGCCGGGCAGATTGACACCGTGGGCTCGGATCACTCGCCGGCCCCCCCGGACCTGAAGACGGGCGACGACTTTTTCGCCCTGTGGGGCGGCATCAGTGGGGCGCAGTCCACCCTGAACGTGCTGCTTGAGGACGGCCACTGGCGCCGGGACGTACCGCTGGCCCTGCTGGCGGCGGTCAGTGCCCTGCACCCAGCGCGGCGCTTTGGACTGGCGCGCAAGGGCGCCCTGCGGGTGGGCCACGACGCCGACTTTGCGCTGGTGCGACTGGACGAGCCCTTTACCTTGACCGACCTGCACGACCGCCACAGGGGCAACCCCTACCGGGGCGAGCGTTTCCGGGGCCGCGTGCAGGCCACCTATCTGCGCGGCCAGCCCGTCTACCGCCTCACCGACCAGGGGGCGTGGTTTGGCGACGGGCGCGGGCAGCTGCTGACCCCAGCCCCACTGGACCCCGCCCCCTCTCTCACCCCCGCTGGAGGCCCATGA
- a CDS encoding allantoate amidohydrolase, with protein sequence MTAPHHDHLSPVADLGPLARRALAACAELARFTETPGEITRTFLCPQSREVTAYLSAWAHDLGLNVRLDAAGNLRARREGPTPESPTLYLGSHVDTVPNAGAYDGVLGVTLAYAVAEALRGTPLPFALELLAFSEEEGVRFGVPFIGSRALVGTLDDLLDRQDAQGISVRGALEAYGLTPAELPEAEVRGPALGFLELHIEQGPVLQAAGAPLGVVTAIAGQNRLRLDFAGQAAHAGTTPMAHRRDALAAAARFVVAAEELARATPGLVATVGMLSAHPGAINVIPGATHATLDIRHEQDAARQEALKTLLAQAHALAAERGVTLTVTETMTQPAVPMNPGLRAALQRAAAAEGLNAPDLPSGAGHDAMVLATRMPAAMLFLRSPNALSHHPDETVNLEDVDAALRVAVRAVLALAGQHGAGEHGA encoded by the coding sequence TTGACCGCCCCCCATCATGATCACCTGTCCCCTGTTGCCGACCTGGGCCCCCTGGCGCGCCGGGCGCTGGCGGCCTGCGCCGAACTGGCCCGCTTCACCGAAACCCCCGGCGAGATCACCCGCACCTTTCTGTGTCCCCAGAGCCGCGAGGTCACGGCGTACTTGAGCGCCTGGGCCCACGACCTGGGCCTGAACGTGCGCCTGGACGCCGCCGGCAACCTGCGCGCGCGCCGCGAAGGGCCCACCCCGGAGTCGCCCACCCTGTACCTGGGCTCGCATGTGGACACCGTGCCGAATGCCGGCGCCTACGACGGCGTGCTGGGCGTGACCCTGGCCTACGCGGTGGCCGAGGCCCTGCGCGGCACGCCGCTGCCCTTTGCCCTGGAACTGCTGGCCTTTAGCGAAGAAGAAGGGGTGCGCTTCGGCGTGCCATTCATTGGCAGCCGGGCCCTGGTGGGCACCCTGGATGACCTGCTGGACCGCCAGGACGCGCAGGGGATCAGCGTGCGCGGGGCCCTGGAGGCGTACGGCCTGACCCCTGCCGAGCTGCCAGAGGCCGAAGTGCGCGGGCCGGCCCTGGGCTTCCTGGAACTGCACATTGAGCAGGGGCCGGTGCTGCAGGCGGCGGGCGCGCCGCTGGGGGTGGTCACGGCGATTGCCGGGCAAAACCGCCTGCGGCTGGACTTCGCCGGGCAGGCCGCGCACGCGGGCACCACACCGATGGCGCACCGCAGAGACGCCCTGGCCGCCGCCGCGCGCTTCGTGGTGGCCGCCGAGGAGCTGGCGCGCGCTACGCCGGGGCTGGTGGCCACCGTAGGGATGCTGAGCGCCCACCCCGGCGCCATCAACGTGATTCCGGGAGCAACGCACGCCACCCTGGATATCCGCCATGAGCAGGACGCCGCGCGCCAGGAGGCCCTGAAAACCCTGCTGGCCCAGGCCCACGCCCTGGCCGCCGAACGTGGCGTAACCCTGACCGTCACCGAAACCATGACCCAGCCCGCCGTGCCTATGAACCCCGGCCTGCGCGCCGCCCTACAGCGCGCGGCGGCGGCCGAGGGCCTGAACGCCCCGGACCTGCCCAGCGGCGCGGGCCACGACGCGATGGTGCTGGCCACGCGGATGCCCGCCGCCATGCTGTTTCTGCGCTCACCGAATGCCCTGAGCCACCACCCGGACGAAACGGTGAACCTAGAGGACGTGGACGCCGCCCTGCGCGTGGCGGTGCGCGCGGTGCTGGCGCTGGCCGGGCAGCATGGGGCCGGGGAGCACGGCGCATGA
- a CDS encoding aldolase/citrate lyase/malate synthase family protein has protein sequence MDAAAPATPPSSPPPYCAAPAPPDLKAGRAELIVEASDQAALAAALGSDADAVVLDFDDTFAPTPANVAAAYGALPGALTSPGSWLARPRALYARQPGLTFGGRPARAALCDLAALLTALPGRVPHLYLPKLETVAQAQAWALALRTAEAHLGLPSGTLRVCLQIETWPGLLAADRLLSELRDWAYGLNAGRWDYVFSVVKTVGPTWPGPLPPRSGLGMDVDAMRAYAEALVAVCQARGAQAVGGTAALSPDSRDPGPALAAVQADKAREAAQGFVGAWAGRPDLIGAVRAGLATAATAPLPLNPVTPARLLALPDPGPLDPAEVEDTAALALAVFRAWFAGQGVVERAGRLEDTATAELARALLGQWVRVQAPLQDGRPLTPGAYLALRRRLTPDLSPEAQLLDHLVLSPTPPAYFPHEAQVLGLCGPGLRAPEAPLDRPPS, from the coding sequence GTGGACGCGGCGGCCCCGGCCACGCCGCCCTCTTCCCCACCCCCTTACTGCGCGGCCCCCGCGCCCCCGGACCTGAAGGCCGGCCGCGCCGAACTGATCGTGGAGGCCAGCGACCAAGCGGCCCTGGCCGCCGCCCTGGGCAGCGACGCCGACGCCGTGGTGCTGGACTTCGACGATACCTTTGCGCCCACCCCCGCCAACGTGGCCGCCGCTTACGGGGCGCTGCCGGGGGCGCTGACCTCGCCCGGGTCGTGGCTGGCCCGGCCCCGGGCGCTGTATGCCCGGCAGCCAGGGCTGACGTTCGGTGGCAGGCCCGCCCGCGCGGCCCTGTGCGATCTGGCGGCGCTGCTGACGGCGCTTCCTGGCCGCGTGCCGCACCTGTACCTGCCCAAGCTGGAAACGGTGGCCCAGGCTCAGGCGTGGGCGCTGGCCCTGCGCACGGCCGAGGCGCACCTGGGCCTGCCGAGCGGCACCCTGCGCGTGTGCCTGCAGATTGAAACGTGGCCGGGGCTGCTGGCCGCCGACCGCCTGCTCTCCGAACTGCGCGACTGGGCGTATGGCCTGAACGCCGGACGCTGGGACTACGTGTTCAGCGTGGTGAAAACGGTGGGCCCCACCTGGCCCGGCCCGCTGCCGCCCCGCTCCGGGCTGGGCATGGACGTGGACGCCATGCGCGCCTACGCCGAGGCTCTGGTCGCCGTGTGCCAGGCGCGCGGCGCGCAGGCGGTGGGCGGCACGGCGGCGCTGAGCCCGGACTCCCGCGACCCTGGCCCGGCTCTGGCCGCCGTGCAGGCCGACAAGGCGCGGGAAGCGGCCCAGGGCTTTGTGGGCGCGTGGGCCGGCCGCCCCGACCTGATTGGGGCGGTGCGTGCGGGGCTGGCAACAGCGGCCACGGCGCCTCTCCCCCTGAACCCTGTTACCCCAGCGCGCCTGCTGGCCCTGCCCGACCCTGGCCCGCTGGACCCCGCCGAGGTAGAGGACACGGCGGCCCTGGCCCTGGCGGTGTTCCGCGCGTGGTTCGCTGGGCAGGGGGTTGTGGAGCGCGCGGGGCGACTGGAAGACACCGCCACCGCCGAACTGGCCCGCGCGCTGCTGGGCCAGTGGGTGCGGGTGCAGGCCCCGCTTCAGGACGGCCGCCCCCTGACCCCGGGCGCCTACCTCGCCCTGCGCCGCCGCCTGACCCCGGACCTGTCCCCCGAAGCCCAGTTGCTGGACCATCTGGTGCTCTCGCCCACGCCCCCCGCCTACTTTCCCCACGAGGCCCAGGTGCTGGGCCTGTGTGGGCCGGGCCTGCGTGCCCCGGAGGCCCCCCTTGACCGCCCCCCATCATGA
- a CDS encoding HD-GYP domain-containing protein, translated as MSAQRPGPTTVSDYQLLFEHAGVGLLEIDFQGVIRRINANGAAFFGLSAASLVGEQVTTVTHPDDIARTVGALQQVITGATPLAVLDKRYLRADGEIVWSRSRVALLPSQSGTPDSVVAVIADITELKRAQQELEAMNVSLRATLEGSLLGLGIALEARDLETSGHTLRVTQRSLAIGAALGLDAELLDALRHGASLHDLGKLTIPDAVLLKPGRLDAEEWALMQTHAQNGYEIASRMPTLPPEALNVIRHHHERWDGSGYPLGLSGEAIPLLARIFAVCDVYDALTHARPYKPAWSAQAALAELRAQRGRHFDPQLVDLFVALFAEPGGTGPEATEGAAE; from the coding sequence ATGTCTGCGCAGCGCCCCGGCCCCACCACTGTTTCGGATTACCAGCTGCTGTTCGAGCACGCCGGTGTGGGGCTGCTGGAGATTGATTTCCAGGGCGTGATCCGGCGCATCAATGCCAACGGGGCGGCTTTTTTCGGCCTTTCGGCGGCCTCCCTGGTGGGTGAGCAGGTCACCACCGTCACCCATCCCGACGACATTGCGCGCACCGTCGGCGCGCTGCAGCAGGTCATCACGGGCGCCACACCTCTGGCGGTGCTGGACAAACGTTACCTGCGCGCCGACGGAGAAATCGTCTGGTCGCGTTCCCGCGTCGCTCTGCTGCCCAGTCAGTCGGGTACTCCTGACTCGGTGGTGGCGGTGATTGCCGACATCACCGAGCTCAAACGGGCACAGCAGGAACTCGAAGCGATGAATGTTAGCCTCCGGGCCACGCTGGAAGGGAGCCTGCTGGGCCTGGGCATTGCGCTGGAAGCCCGCGATCTGGAAACGTCAGGGCACACCTTACGCGTCACACAGCGCAGTCTGGCGATAGGCGCGGCGCTGGGGCTGGACGCAGAGCTGTTGGACGCCCTGCGCCACGGCGCCAGCCTGCACGACCTGGGCAAACTCACCATTCCCGACGCGGTGCTGCTCAAACCCGGGCGCCTGGATGCAGAGGAGTGGGCCCTGATGCAGACCCACGCCCAGAACGGCTACGAGATCGCCTCGCGCATGCCCACCCTGCCCCCTGAGGCCCTGAACGTGATCCGGCATCACCACGAGCGCTGGGATGGCAGCGGCTATCCCCTGGGGCTCAGCGGCGAGGCCATTCCGCTGCTCGCGCGGATCTTTGCGGTGTGCGACGTGTATGACGCCCTGACCCACGCGCGCCCTTACAAGCCGGCGTGGTCGGCCCAGGCGGCGCTGGCCGAACTGCGCGCCCAGCGGGGCCGCCACTTTGATCCGCAACTGGTCGACCTCTTTGTGGCGCTGTTCGCCGAGCCGGGCGGCACAGGGCCTGAGGCCACAGAGGGCGCCGCAGAATAA
- a CDS encoding IclR family transcriptional regulator, with product MRTLERGLGVLWALAQLGEAPLSAVARAAGLSASTASRLLDTLRQQGYADWDEASGLYRVGLRAFQVGSAFTAARSLVGAAEAEMRALVAELNESANLAVLRPLGGGRLEAAYVHQVQGPQLVRMFTQPGSGAPLHASGVGKVLLASRPDDEVRDALGTGPLSAYTPHTLTDPAAVLDELDKVRRDGYALDEQERELGVRCVAVPVYGAGGEVWAALSVSAPTARLSPEQLPAFLNATLAAAGRIGARLGWTA from the coding sequence GTGCGCACCCTGGAGCGCGGCCTGGGCGTGCTGTGGGCCCTGGCCCAACTGGGCGAGGCCCCCCTCTCGGCGGTGGCCCGCGCCGCCGGACTTTCTGCCAGCACCGCCTCGCGGCTGCTCGACACCCTGCGCCAGCAGGGCTACGCCGACTGGGATGAGGCCTCGGGACTGTACCGGGTGGGGCTGCGCGCCTTTCAGGTGGGCTCGGCCTTTACTGCCGCGCGCTCACTGGTGGGCGCCGCCGAGGCCGAGATGCGCGCGCTGGTTGCAGAGCTGAACGAGAGCGCCAACCTCGCGGTGCTGCGCCCGCTGGGCGGAGGGCGCCTGGAAGCCGCTTACGTGCATCAGGTGCAGGGGCCGCAGCTGGTGCGCATGTTCACGCAGCCCGGCTCCGGGGCGCCGCTGCACGCGTCCGGGGTGGGCAAGGTGCTGCTGGCCTCGCGCCCCGACGACGAGGTGCGCGACGCCCTGGGCACTGGCCCCCTGAGCGCCTACACGCCCCACACGCTGACCGACCCGGCCGCCGTGCTGGACGAACTGGACAAGGTGCGCCGCGACGGCTACGCCCTGGACGAACAGGAGCGCGAACTGGGCGTGCGCTGCGTGGCGGTGCCGGTGTACGGCGCGGGCGGCGAGGTCTGGGCAGCCCTGAGTGTTTCGGCGCCCACCGCGCGCCTGAGCCCGGAGCAGTTGCCCGCCTTTCTGAACGCCACGCTGGCAGCGGCCGGGCGCATCGGGGCGCGCCTGGGCTGGACGGCCTAG
- the aceB gene encoding malate synthase A, whose protein sequence is MTQTLPAGLTISAPLTDAQREILTPEALAFVAELHRRFEGQRRALLAEREARQARLDAGELPDFLPDTAHIRAGDWQVAPLPADLQDRRVEITGPVDRKMIINALNSGARVFMADFEDASSPTWENVVSGQVNLRDAVRRTISLEQNGKSYRLNDRTAVLLVRPRGWHLPEKHVQVDGETLYGAFFDFGLYFWHNANELLSRGSGPYFYLPKLESHREARLWNDVFLYAQEALGLPRGTIRATVLIETILAAFEMDEILYELREHSAGLNCGRWDYIFSYIKKLRAHPDRILPDRAKVTMAVPMMTAYSKLAIQTCHKRGAPAIGGMSAFIPVKNDEEKNRAAFEQVRTDKEREAVNGHDGTWVAHPGMVELATEVFDRLMTGPNQISSDKQRALVVTAADLLTPPDGTVTEAGVRLNVNVGVQYLAAWLRGAGAVPIHNLMEDAATAEISRAQLWQWRQHRVTLDDGRVLTEELWDALYDDEAAQLGAAFEDAARLFREAATRTPLVEFLTLPGYEVLP, encoded by the coding sequence ATGACCCAGACCCTGCCCGCCGGCCTGACCATCTCCGCCCCCCTCACGGACGCTCAGCGCGAGATCCTGACGCCCGAGGCCCTGGCTTTCGTGGCCGAACTGCACCGCCGCTTTGAGGGCCAGCGCCGCGCGCTGCTGGCCGAGCGCGAAGCCCGGCAGGCCCGGCTGGACGCGGGCGAACTGCCCGACTTTCTGCCCGACACCGCGCACATCCGCGCCGGGGACTGGCAGGTGGCCCCGTTGCCAGCCGACCTGCAGGACCGCCGGGTGGAAATCACCGGGCCGGTGGACCGCAAGATGATCATCAACGCCCTGAACAGCGGCGCGCGGGTGTTCATGGCCGACTTTGAAGACGCCAGCAGCCCCACCTGGGAGAACGTGGTCAGCGGGCAGGTGAACCTGCGCGACGCGGTGCGCCGGACCATCAGCCTGGAGCAGAATGGCAAGAGCTACCGCCTGAACGACCGCACGGCGGTGCTGCTGGTGCGCCCGCGCGGCTGGCACCTGCCGGAAAAGCATGTGCAGGTGGACGGTGAGACGCTGTACGGCGCCTTCTTCGACTTCGGGCTGTACTTCTGGCACAACGCCAATGAACTGCTTTCGCGCGGCAGTGGGCCGTACTTCTACCTGCCCAAGTTGGAAAGCCACAGGGAAGCCCGCCTGTGGAACGACGTGTTCCTGTACGCCCAGGAGGCTCTGGGCCTGCCGCGCGGCACCATCCGGGCCACCGTGCTGATCGAGACGATTCTGGCCGCTTTCGAGATGGATGAGATTCTGTACGAACTGCGCGAGCACTCGGCCGGGCTGAACTGCGGGCGCTGGGACTACATCTTCAGCTACATCAAGAAGCTGCGTGCCCACCCGGACCGGATCCTGCCGGACCGCGCCAAGGTCACGATGGCGGTGCCCATGATGACCGCCTACTCCAAACTGGCCATCCAGACCTGCCACAAGCGCGGCGCCCCGGCGATTGGCGGCATGAGCGCGTTTATTCCGGTCAAGAACGACGAGGAGAAAAACCGCGCGGCCTTCGAGCAGGTGCGCACCGACAAGGAGCGCGAAGCGGTCAACGGCCACGACGGCACCTGGGTGGCGCACCCCGGCATGGTGGAACTGGCCACCGAGGTCTTTGACCGCCTGATGACCGGCCCCAACCAGATCAGCAGTGACAAGCAGCGGGCACTGGTGGTCACAGCCGCCGACCTGCTGACCCCCCCGGACGGCACCGTGACCGAAGCGGGCGTGCGCCTGAACGTGAACGTGGGTGTGCAGTACCTCGCCGCGTGGCTGCGCGGGGCGGGCGCGGTGCCCATTCACAACCTGATGGAAGACGCCGCCACCGCCGAGATTTCGCGGGCGCAGCTGTGGCAGTGGCGCCAGCACCGCGTGACCCTGGACGACGGCCGCGTGCTGACCGAGGAGTTATGGGACGCCCTGTACGACGACGAGGCCGCCCAGCTGGGCGCCGCCTTTGAGGACGCCGCGCGCCTGTTCCGCGAGGCCGCCACCCGCACGCCGCTGGTGGAGTTCCTGACCCTGCCGGGCTACGAGGTGCTGCCCTGA
- a CDS encoding MBL fold metallo-hydrolase, producing the protein MQLHLIRNATLRLTYAGHTLLVDPFLAEPHTQPSLAGRSLNPTVPLPLPADEVVRGAELALVSHLHPDHMDLTPPRLPLQLPLLAQPGDAARLQAAGFTAVQALHHDTQWNGIHFTRTGGTHGTGRVGQAMGEVSGFVLRAPGEPTLYLAGDTIWTDEVRAQIDTAAPDVIVTHSGGAQLQDTLIIMDTAQTLALAAAAPQATVVAVHLEAYDHMTVTRHALRAAAQQAGLGSRLLVPEDGEIMELTRPSAPGATRPL; encoded by the coding sequence ATGCAGCTGCACCTGATCCGCAACGCCACCCTGCGCCTGACCTACGCCGGCCACACCCTGCTGGTGGACCCCTTTCTGGCAGAGCCGCATACCCAGCCCAGCCTCGCGGGCCGCAGCCTGAACCCCACCGTGCCCCTGCCGCTGCCCGCCGACGAGGTGGTGCGCGGCGCAGAACTGGCGCTGGTGTCGCACCTGCACCCCGACCACATGGACCTGACGCCGCCGCGACTGCCCCTGCAGCTGCCTCTGCTGGCCCAGCCAGGGGACGCCGCGCGCCTGCAGGCCGCTGGCTTCACGGCGGTCCAGGCGCTGCACCACGACACGCAGTGGAACGGGATTCACTTCACGCGCACAGGCGGCACCCACGGCACCGGCCGGGTGGGGCAGGCGATGGGCGAGGTCAGCGGCTTCGTGCTGCGCGCGCCGGGCGAACCCACGCTGTACCTCGCGGGCGACACCATCTGGACCGACGAGGTGCGCGCCCAGATCGACACCGCTGCGCCCGATGTGATCGTGACGCACTCTGGCGGCGCCCAGTTGCAGGACACGCTGATCATCATGGACACGGCGCAGACCCTGGCGCTGGCCGCCGCCGCGCCCCAGGCCACGGTGGTGGCCGTGCATCTGGAGGCCTATGACCACATGACGGTCACGCGCCACGCATTGCGCGCCGCCGCGCAGCAGGCCGGCCTGGGCTCCCGCCTGCTGGTCCCGGAAGACGGCGAGATCATGGAGCTGACGCGCCCTTCGGCGCCGGGGGCCACCCGCCCGTTGTGA
- a CDS encoding MerR family transcriptional regulator codes for METLQIGQLARAAGVSVRAVRHYDQLGLLTAARADNHYRLFTPQDIERVRLIQLFLSVGFTLDEIRRWAPCFGGGHPTDQPPPPEMSAFYARKLAALDAQLLALQRLRDKLAQQARAFDELAPPPAQRP; via the coding sequence GTGGAGACGCTTCAGATTGGTCAGCTGGCCCGCGCGGCGGGCGTGAGTGTCCGCGCAGTGCGGCACTACGACCAGTTGGGGCTCCTCACGGCGGCGCGGGCAGACAACCACTACCGGCTGTTCACGCCGCAGGACATTGAACGGGTGCGGCTCATTCAGCTCTTTTTAAGCGTGGGCTTTACCCTCGACGAGATCCGCCGCTGGGCGCCGTGTTTCGGGGGCGGTCATCCCACCGACCAGCCACCGCCGCCAGAGATGTCGGCCTTTTACGCCCGCAAACTGGCCGCCCTGGACGCGCAGTTGCTGGCCCTGCAGCGCCTGCGCGACAAGCTGGCGCAGCAGGCGCGCGCTTTTGACGAGCTGGCGCCACCCCCCGCCCAGCGGCCCTGA
- a CDS encoding metal-sensitive transcriptional regulator, producing MTAPVPVSDHEAEKTKILNRLRRLEGQIRGLQKMVEEEKNCVEVMSLYASARSALEATGDVILETYVAQCQARGETPADLVRLLKLAR from the coding sequence ATGACTGCGCCTGTCCCTGTGAGTGACCATGAAGCTGAAAAAACGAAAATTCTCAACCGGCTGCGCCGCCTGGAAGGGCAGATTCGGGGCCTACAGAAGATGGTTGAGGAAGAAAAGAACTGTGTTGAGGTAATGAGTCTGTACGCCAGTGCGAGAAGTGCCCTGGAGGCCACCGGAGACGTGATTCTGGAGACCTACGTGGCGCAGTGTCAGGCCCGGGGGGAAACGCCTGCCGACCTCGTGAGGCTGCTGAAACTGGCTCGGTGA